The proteins below are encoded in one region of Chryseobacterium wanjuense:
- a CDS encoding winged helix-turn-helix transcriptional regulator: protein MYERKIPPNLNCGLDLIGEVLYGKWKIRLLWFINEGFLRPSELQRKIPDASRRVLNIQLKELEDHELVTKKIYPVVPPKVEYSLTEFGKTLIPVISALGQWGDEHEERLKNVILSRLEK, encoded by the coding sequence ATGTATGAAAGAAAAATTCCTCCGAATCTGAACTGCGGGCTCGATCTCATCGGTGAAGTTCTCTATGGCAAATGGAAAATCCGTTTGTTATGGTTTATCAATGAAGGTTTTTTGCGCCCAAGCGAGCTGCAGAGAAAAATTCCTGATGCCTCGCGAAGAGTTTTGAATATACAGCTGAAAGAGCTGGAAGACCATGAGCTGGTCACAAAGAAAATTTACCCTGTCGTTCCTCCGAAAGTGGAATACAGCCTCACGGAATTCGGTAAAACTTTAATTCCTGTCATTTCGGCTTTGGGACAGTGGGGAGATGAGCATGAGGAAAGACTTAAAAATGTAATTCTCAGCCGTCTGGAAAAATAA
- a CDS encoding SDR family oxidoreductase: MNVPFNFNNELAGKTALVTGGTKGTGKAIAERLSNAGATVIITARNTPETSDEKFHFISSDLSKPEGTQKVVDEVLSKFGKLDILINTLGGSETKGGGFSVLSDEDWETTIQTNLLAPVRLDRGFLPQMIDQQSGVIIHIASIQGRLPLYDSTLPYAAAKAGLINYSKGLSQEVSSKGVRILTVSPGWIMTDSSTRMMERIAESSNSTIEEATQSVMDALGGIPIGRPAKPEDIAEFVGFLVSPRASYLTGTEYVVDGGTIPTI, translated from the coding sequence ATGAATGTACCATTTAATTTTAACAATGAATTAGCAGGAAAAACGGCTCTGGTAACCGGAGGAACAAAAGGTACGGGAAAAGCCATCGCTGAAAGACTGTCAAATGCAGGAGCAACAGTGATTATCACCGCCAGAAATACACCGGAAACGAGCGATGAAAAATTCCATTTTATCTCTTCTGATCTCAGTAAGCCTGAAGGTACGCAAAAAGTTGTGGATGAAGTGTTATCAAAATTCGGGAAGCTTGATATTTTAATTAACACCCTTGGAGGTTCTGAAACAAAAGGCGGCGGATTTTCTGTGTTAAGCGATGAAGATTGGGAAACAACCATTCAAACCAATTTGCTGGCTCCGGTTCGCTTAGACAGAGGGTTTTTACCACAAATGATCGATCAACAGTCGGGAGTGATTATCCATATTGCTTCCATCCAGGGAAGGTTGCCGCTTTATGATTCCACTTTACCTTATGCCGCTGCAAAAGCAGGTTTAATAAATTACAGCAAAGGTCTATCTCAGGAAGTTTCGTCAAAAGGCGTTCGCATCCTTACGGTTTCACCAGGCTGGATCATGACCGATTCTTCGACAAGAATGATGGAAAGAATTGCTGAGAGTTCAAATTCAACCATAGAAGAAGCGACTCAAAGCGTGATGGATGCTTTGGGTGGAATCCCGATCGGAAGACCTGCCAAACCTGAAGATATTGCAGAATTTGTAGGATTCCTTGTATCTCCGAGAGCCAGCTATCTTACCGGAACTGAATATGTCGTAGACGGGGGAACCATTCCTACCATATAA
- a CDS encoding nuclear transport factor 2 family protein produces the protein MNLPIVLKNLLEAQKKSDSLLYSECFTDDAVVFDEGKTHKGKDKIRQWNEKSTEEYQFQMEPLEFSQEDKNSILKANVSGNFAGSPIVLTYTFQIENDKISSLKISG, from the coding sequence ATGAATTTACCAATCGTATTAAAAAATTTACTAGAAGCCCAGAAAAAATCTGACAGCCTTTTGTATTCTGAATGTTTCACGGATGACGCCGTCGTTTTCGATGAAGGAAAAACCCATAAAGGAAAGGATAAAATAAGACAATGGAATGAAAAATCAACCGAGGAATATCAATTCCAGATGGAACCTTTGGAATTTTCTCAGGAAGATAAAAACAGCATTTTAAAAGCTAATGTTTCAGGCAATTTCGCCGGAAGCCCGATTGTACTTACTTATACATTTCAGATTGAAAATGATAAGATTTCTTCTTTGAAAATCTCCGGATAA
- a CDS encoding citrate synthase, protein MSDNKVILNYDGNSYEYPIVDSTIGDRGIDISKLRDQTGLITLDLGYKNTGATLSDITYLDGDKGELFYRGYPIEQIAEKSNFTEVMYLLLQGELPTKDQYTSFENNIKKYNFVAEEMKKLIDAFPRSAHPMGVLSSLTSALTAFNPKAVNVNSKEEMDLAAELMIAKFSHLCAWTYRKTQGLPLNHGDNNLNYVENFYKMTFRMPNQDFEVNPVVVEALDKLLILHADHEQNCSTSTVRMVGSAHTGLFASISAGVSALWGPLHGGANQAVIEMLELIEKDGGDVNKWVAKAKDKNDSFRLMGFGHRVYKNFDPRAKIIKKAADDILNALGIQDKALDIAMQLEKVALEDEYFVERKLYPNVDFYSGIIYRALGIPTEMFTVMFALGRLPGWISQWKEMRLKGDPIGRPRQVYQGAKQRDYIDMVNR, encoded by the coding sequence ATGTCAGACAACAAAGTAATATTGAATTACGACGGTAATTCATATGAATATCCAATCGTGGATAGTACTATCGGAGACAGAGGGATCGATATTTCAAAATTAAGAGACCAGACAGGTTTAATCACTTTAGATTTAGGTTACAAAAATACCGGAGCTACACTTAGCGACATCACTTACTTAGACGGGGATAAAGGAGAACTATTCTACAGAGGATATCCTATCGAGCAGATTGCTGAAAAGTCTAACTTTACTGAAGTAATGTACCTTTTATTACAAGGTGAATTACCGACTAAGGATCAGTACACTTCTTTTGAGAATAACATTAAAAAATATAATTTCGTAGCAGAGGAAATGAAAAAGCTAATCGACGCTTTCCCTCGTTCTGCTCACCCTATGGGAGTTTTATCTTCTTTAACTTCTGCTTTAACGGCCTTTAATCCTAAAGCTGTTAATGTAAATTCTAAAGAAGAAATGGATCTTGCGGCTGAATTGATGATCGCAAAATTCTCTCACCTTTGCGCGTGGACTTACAGAAAAACGCAAGGCTTGCCACTGAACCACGGAGACAACAATCTGAACTACGTAGAAAACTTCTACAAAATGACTTTCAGAATGCCTAATCAGGATTTTGAAGTGAATCCTGTGGTTGTTGAAGCTTTAGATAAATTATTAATCCTTCACGCTGACCACGAGCAAAACTGTTCTACTTCTACAGTAAGAATGGTAGGGTCTGCTCACACTGGTCTTTTCGCTTCTATCTCTGCAGGGGTTTCTGCACTTTGGGGGCCACTTCACGGTGGTGCAAACCAGGCAGTAATCGAAATGCTTGAGCTGATCGAAAAAGATGGTGGAGATGTTAACAAGTGGGTAGCAAAAGCTAAAGACAAAAATGACAGCTTCCGTCTAATGGGATTCGGACACAGAGTATACAAAAACTTCGACCCAAGAGCTAAAATCATTAAAAAAGCTGCTGACGATATTCTTAACGCACTAGGAATTCAGGATAAAGCTCTTGACATCGCAATGCAGTTGGAAAAAGTAGCGCTTGAAGACGAGTACTTCGTAGAAAGAAAACTATATCCAAACGTAGATTTCTATTCAGGTATTATCTACAGAGCATTAGGAATTCCTACAGAAATGTTCACGGTAATGTTTGCATTAGGAAGACTTCCGGGATGGATTTCTCAGTGGAAAGAAATGAGATTGAAAGGAGACCCTATCGGAAGACCAAGACAGGTATATCAAGGTGCTAAGCAAAGAGATTATATCGATATGGTAAACAGATAA
- the eno gene encoding phosphopyruvate hydratase — MSYISYIEARQILDSRGNPTVEVDVFTESGAMGRAAVPSGASTGEHEAVELRDGGSEYMGKGVLKAVENVREVIAPELVGLPVYDQNLIDQIMIDLDGTKNKGNIGANAILGVSLAAAKAAAAELKMPLYKYVGGVNANTLPVPMMNVINGGSHSDAPIAFQEFMIMPVKADSFSHALRKGTEIFHNLKSILHSRGLSTAVGDEGGFAPTFKGTEDALDTLLQAIEKAGYKPGDDIMLALDCAASEFYKDGVYDYRKFQTPDAAQFSSSEQVSYLAELAAKYPIISIEDGMQENDWEGWKMLTDKIGDRVQLVGDDLFVTNVERLSRGVKEGIANSILVKVNQIGSLSETMAAVQMAQHNKFTSVMSHRSGETEDSTIADLAVAMNCGQIKTGSASRSDRMAKYNQLLRIEEALGETAIFPGLEAFKVKR; from the coding sequence ATGAGTTACATTTCTTACATTGAGGCGAGACAAATTTTAGATTCTAGAGGAAATCCTACAGTTGAAGTAGATGTATTCACGGAGAGTGGTGCGATGGGACGTGCTGCGGTACCTTCTGGAGCTTCTACTGGAGAACATGAGGCGGTGGAACTGCGTGATGGCGGTTCAGAATATATGGGGAAAGGTGTTCTTAAGGCTGTTGAGAATGTAAGAGAGGTGATTGCGCCTGAATTGGTGGGTCTTCCTGTTTATGATCAGAATTTGATCGATCAGATCATGATTGACCTAGACGGAACTAAAAATAAAGGAAATATCGGAGCAAATGCAATTCTTGGGGTTTCTTTGGCTGCTGCCAAGGCTGCTGCTGCAGAATTGAAAATGCCTTTATACAAATATGTTGGCGGGGTTAATGCAAACACACTTCCTGTTCCGATGATGAACGTGATCAACGGAGGTTCTCACTCTGACGCACCTATCGCGTTTCAGGAATTCATGATCATGCCGGTAAAAGCAGATTCTTTCTCTCACGCTTTGAGAAAAGGAACTGAAATTTTCCATAACTTAAAATCTATTCTTCATTCAAGAGGTCTTTCTACAGCTGTAGGTGACGAAGGTGGTTTTGCACCGACTTTCAAAGGAACTGAAGATGCTTTGGATACTTTGCTTCAGGCGATTGAAAAAGCAGGTTACAAGCCGGGTGACGACATTATGTTGGCGCTAGACTGTGCCGCTTCAGAATTCTACAAAGACGGAGTTTATGATTACAGAAAATTCCAGACTCCGGATGCAGCGCAGTTTTCAAGTAGCGAGCAGGTTTCTTACCTTGCGGAATTGGCGGCGAAATATCCGATCATCTCTATCGAAGACGGTATGCAGGAAAACGACTGGGAAGGATGGAAAATGTTAACGGATAAAATCGGTGACAGAGTACAGTTGGTAGGTGATGATTTATTCGTAACGAATGTTGAAAGATTATCAAGAGGGGTGAAAGAAGGCATTGCCAACTCAATCCTTGTAAAAGTAAACCAGATCGGTTCTCTTTCTGAAACAATGGCTGCCGTACAAATGGCTCAGCACAACAAATTCACTTCTGTAATGTCTCACAGATCAGGAGAAACTGAAGATTCTACAATTGCTGATTTGGCAGTGGCAATGAACTGCGGACAGATCAAAACAGGATCTGCTTCAAGATCAGACAGAATGGCAAAATACAACCAGCTTTTAAGAATCGAAGAAGCGCTTGGCGAAACTGCAATTTTCCCAGGATTAGAAGCATTTAAGGTAAAAAGATAA
- a CDS encoding sensor histidine kinase, whose translation MMNNENLNEIKLTYIIITIVMLFFVVFIIFVVLMYNRRQLLYIKEKQLKESEHQNQLLQKELEKQKLIEQERERISHDMHDDLGAGISALKLQAEFLKQKANDGELKNDIEELLKTSEEMNLSMREMLWNLNSGNDTLGSFIDYSKIYAHNFLKKTKIWLIIENENAIPETTISAEQRRNLFLCLKEALNNAYKHSKADQLKLSFIQNDKEFKMEISDNGIGIDHENPEGNGLRNMKRRMLEQNGQCEVTTENGTHLFFRIDL comes from the coding sequence ATGATGAATAATGAAAATCTTAATGAAATAAAACTGACTTACATTATCATCACGATTGTAATGTTATTTTTCGTTGTCTTCATCATTTTTGTTGTTTTGATGTACAACAGAAGGCAGCTACTCTACATAAAAGAAAAACAGCTCAAAGAATCCGAACACCAAAACCAGCTTCTCCAAAAAGAACTCGAAAAACAAAAATTGATAGAACAGGAACGCGAAAGAATTTCCCACGATATGCACGACGATCTTGGAGCGGGAATTTCCGCCTTAAAACTTCAGGCAGAATTTTTAAAACAAAAAGCCAACGATGGAGAATTAAAAAACGACATTGAAGAACTCCTCAAAACTTCAGAAGAAATGAATCTTTCGATGCGGGAAATGCTTTGGAACCTGAATTCCGGGAATGATACCTTGGGAAGTTTTATTGACTACTCAAAAATTTATGCTCACAATTTTCTTAAAAAAACAAAAATCTGGCTCATTATTGAAAATGAAAATGCCATTCCTGAAACTACAATTTCAGCAGAGCAAAGACGAAATTTATTTCTATGTCTAAAAGAGGCTCTGAATAATGCCTACAAACATAGTAAAGCCGATCAACTAAAACTTTCGTTTATACAAAACGATAAAGAATTCAAAATGGAAATCTCCGACAACGGAATCGGAATCGATCACGAAAACCCCGAAGGAAACGGACTCAGAAATATGAAACGCAGAATGCTGGAACAAAACGGGCAGTGCGAAGTGACCACAGAAAACGGAACACATTTGTTTTTCAGGATAGATTTATAA
- a CDS encoding response regulator — MSISIAIVEDEKNYNNALKKIINYQDDMKVVAQFFDGNEALKNLSDISPDVVMMDIQLQDMLGIEIIEKLKKEMPKTQFIMCTSFEEDEKIFNSLKAGATGYLIKGESMDKILSSIRDVYNGGAPMSFSIARKVLQHFERKLPEVQGFDELTDREKEILELLSQGLLYKEIADKKFISIDTVKKHVGNIYRKLHVNNKVEAINKFNHFKN, encoded by the coding sequence ATGAGCATTTCCATAGCCATAGTAGAAGACGAAAAAAACTACAACAATGCGTTGAAGAAAATCATCAATTATCAGGATGATATGAAAGTTGTTGCCCAGTTTTTTGATGGGAATGAGGCGCTGAAAAACCTCTCTGACATTTCCCCGGACGTTGTTATGATGGACATTCAGCTGCAAGATATGCTCGGAATCGAAATCATCGAAAAACTCAAAAAGGAAATGCCGAAGACCCAGTTTATCATGTGTACAAGCTTTGAAGAGGACGAGAAAATTTTCAATTCTTTGAAAGCGGGAGCTACCGGCTATCTCATCAAAGGGGAAAGCATGGATAAGATTCTTTCTTCGATCCGCGATGTTTACAATGGCGGTGCACCGATGAGTTTTTCCATTGCCCGGAAAGTTCTACAGCATTTTGAAAGAAAACTTCCAGAAGTACAAGGCTTCGATGAACTCACCGACCGCGAAAAGGAAATTCTGGAGCTTCTGTCTCAGGGCCTTCTTTACAAGGAAATCGCCGATAAAAAATTCATCAGCATCGATACCGTAAAAAAACACGTCGGAAATATCTACAGAAAACTTCACGTTAACAATAAAGTGGAGGCTATTAATAAATTTAACCATTTTAAAAACTAA
- a CDS encoding glycoside hydrolase family 35 protein has protein sequence MEKLKTKTILFFILLWGVFFFSQSTQKSFEIKNGQFLLNGKSIEIHSGEMHYPRVPKEYWKHRLLMMKAMGLNAVATYVFWNYHEEAPGKWDWSGQKDLRQFIKTAEEVGLYVILRPGPYVCAEWEFGGYPWWLQNIKGLKIREDNEQFLERNRQYLSQLYDQVKDLQITKGGPIIMVQAENEFGLFAFQRKDISEQLHRSYVNKIVKQIKDVGFNVPMYTSDVSDFFESGHIDGALPAANGEKNIDKLKTVVNKFHENKGPYMIAEFYPGWLMHWGEGFPRTRIRETVQLTENFLKNGISFNYYMIHGGTNFGYTSGANYNKEHDIQPDLTSYDYDAPISEAGWRTPKYDSIRNVMAKYSKEKLPEVPAPIKTISIQNIKFDKLYNLFDYSKTQETVKAEKPLTFEELNQGYGYVLYRHHFDEAINGKLNVSGLRDYATVYLNGKKMGELNRFFNSYEMSIEIPKNSNLEILVENWGRINYDAQINQNTKGIISPVKIDGKEINGTWEMTKLPFPDHFASSIKTKPINPDAYQQLKNLPTIYRGEFDVNETGDTFIDMQNWGKGLIFINGKNLGRFWRVGPQQTLYIPGVWLRKGKNEIVIFDQINESIQKSVSTIEEPILNVLTR, from the coding sequence ATGGAAAAATTAAAAACAAAAACTATTCTGTTTTTTATTTTATTATGGGGAGTATTCTTTTTTTCCCAAAGCACCCAAAAATCTTTTGAAATTAAAAACGGTCAGTTTCTATTAAATGGGAAATCGATCGAGATCCATTCCGGAGAAATGCACTATCCCAGAGTTCCTAAAGAATATTGGAAACATCGTTTATTAATGATGAAAGCGATGGGACTGAATGCTGTTGCAACCTATGTCTTTTGGAACTATCATGAAGAAGCGCCGGGAAAATGGGATTGGTCCGGACAAAAGGATCTAAGACAATTCATTAAAACGGCTGAAGAGGTTGGTTTGTATGTCATCCTTCGTCCTGGTCCTTATGTTTGTGCAGAATGGGAGTTTGGGGGATATCCATGGTGGCTTCAAAATATTAAAGGATTAAAAATAAGAGAAGACAACGAACAGTTTTTAGAAAGAAACCGACAATATCTTTCTCAATTGTATGATCAGGTAAAAGATCTGCAAATCACAAAAGGGGGCCCAATTATCATGGTACAGGCAGAAAACGAATTTGGACTTTTTGCATTTCAACGAAAAGATATTTCTGAACAACTGCATAGATCTTATGTTAATAAAATTGTCAAGCAAATTAAAGATGTAGGTTTTAATGTTCCGATGTACACTTCTGATGTTTCAGATTTCTTTGAGAGCGGTCATATTGATGGAGCTTTGCCAGCAGCTAATGGTGAAAAAAATATTGATAAATTAAAAACAGTTGTCAACAAATTCCATGAAAATAAAGGTCCTTATATGATTGCAGAATTTTATCCGGGCTGGCTAATGCATTGGGGAGAAGGTTTTCCAAGAACAAGAATAAGAGAAACAGTGCAACTGACCGAGAATTTTCTGAAAAATGGAATTTCATTTAATTATTACATGATTCACGGCGGAACAAATTTTGGCTACACTTCTGGTGCAAATTATAATAAAGAACACGATATTCAGCCGGATCTTACATCTTATGATTACGATGCACCCATTTCAGAAGCAGGTTGGCGAACACCAAAATATGATTCGATTCGTAATGTAATGGCAAAGTATTCTAAGGAAAAACTTCCTGAAGTACCAGCGCCGATTAAAACAATTTCAATACAAAATATCAAGTTTGATAAACTATATAATTTATTTGATTATTCTAAAACACAGGAAACGGTAAAAGCAGAAAAGCCTTTAACTTTTGAAGAATTAAACCAGGGATATGGCTATGTTTTGTACCGTCATCATTTTGATGAAGCCATCAATGGTAAGCTTAATGTAAGCGGATTGAGAGATTATGCAACGGTTTATCTCAATGGTAAAAAAATGGGTGAACTGAATCGGTTTTTCAACAGCTACGAAATGTCAATTGAAATTCCTAAAAATTCCAACTTAGAAATTTTGGTGGAAAATTGGGGACGGATAAATTATGATGCTCAAATTAATCAAAATACAAAAGGAATTATTTCACCAGTGAAAATTGACGGTAAGGAAATCAATGGGACGTGGGAAATGACCAAACTTCCTTTTCCTGATCATTTTGCTTCTTCTATCAAAACAAAACCAATAAATCCTGATGCCTATCAACAATTGAAAAACTTACCGACAATTTATCGTGGAGAATTTGATGTAAATGAAACTGGAGACACTTTCATTGATATGCAGAATTGGGGGAAAGGATTGATTTTCATTAATGGTAAAAATCTTGGAAGATTTTGGAGAGTTGGTCCTCAACAGACTTTATACATTCCCGGAGTTTGGTTAAGAAAGGGCAAAAACGAGATTGTTATTTTTGATCAGATTAATGAAAGTATTCAGAAGTCTGTTTCTACAATAGAAGAGCCGATTTTAAATGTATTAACAAGATAA
- the rplQ gene encoding 50S ribosomal protein L17 produces the protein MRHGKKFNHLGRTASHRSALLSNMACSLIEHKRINTTVAKAKALRVYVEPLLTKAKEDTTHNRRIVFSYLQSKEAVTELFRTVAPKIAERNGGYTRIIKTGFRPGDAADMALIELVDFNELYNPNAEEKKATRRSRRSTTAKKAETVVAEAPVVEEKAEAPKAEAADSTEEKTEE, from the coding sequence ATGAGACACGGTAAAAAATTCAATCACTTAGGAAGAACGGCTTCTCATAGAAGTGCTTTACTTTCTAATATGGCTTGTTCTCTAATTGAGCATAAAAGAATCAACACTACTGTTGCTAAAGCTAAGGCTTTAAGAGTATATGTTGAACCTCTATTAACAAAAGCAAAAGAAGATACTACACACAATAGAAGAATTGTTTTTTCATATCTTCAAAGTAAAGAGGCAGTTACTGAGCTTTTCAGAACAGTAGCTCCTAAAATCGCTGAAAGAAACGGTGGTTATACAAGAATCATCAAAACAGGTTTCAGACCAGGTGATGCTGCTGATATGGCTCTTATCGAGCTAGTTGATTTCAACGAACTTTACAATCCTAATGCTGAAGAGAAAAAAGCTACAAGAAGAAGCAGAAGATCTACAACTGCTAAAAAAGCAGAAACTGTAGTTGCTGAAGCTCCTGTAGTAGAAGAAAAAGCAGAAGCTCCAAAGGCTGAAGCTGCAGACTCTACTGAGGAAAAAACTGAAGAATAA
- a CDS encoding DNA-directed RNA polymerase subunit alpha, producing the protein MAILQFIKPDKVILLNSDEFRGQFEFRPLEPGFGLTIGNALRRVLLSSLEGYAISSIKIEGVEHEFSTIPGVIEDVTEIILNLKQVRLKATAENQANEQVVAKVSGQTVITAGDLGKSINGFEVLNPDLVICNLNSDVTFEITFNIEKGRGYVPSEQNKSNNAPVGTIAIDSIFTPIKKVQYSIENYRVEQKTDYEKLVLDIETDGSISPQNALTEASKILIYHFMLFSDERITLETEAVKASIQYDEETLHTRQLLKSKLADMDLSVRALNCLKAAEVETLGELVSYSKSDLMKFRNFGKKSLTELEELVHSKGLNFGFDVAKYKLDADK; encoded by the coding sequence ATGGCAATTTTACAATTCATAAAACCCGATAAAGTAATTTTACTTAACTCTGATGAATTTAGAGGTCAATTTGAATTCAGACCACTAGAACCAGGTTTCGGGCTTACAATCGGTAATGCTTTGAGAAGAGTGTTGCTTTCTTCTCTGGAAGGTTATGCTATTTCATCTATCAAAATAGAAGGTGTAGAGCACGAATTTTCAACTATTCCAGGAGTAATCGAAGATGTTACCGAAATTATTCTTAACCTTAAGCAGGTTAGATTAAAGGCTACGGCAGAAAACCAGGCTAATGAGCAGGTTGTTGCCAAGGTTTCGGGTCAAACGGTTATTACTGCTGGAGATTTAGGGAAGTCTATCAACGGATTCGAGGTGCTGAACCCGGATCTTGTGATCTGCAACCTAAACAGTGATGTAACTTTCGAAATTACTTTCAACATAGAAAAAGGAAGAGGGTATGTACCTTCTGAACAAAATAAGTCAAACAATGCACCTGTAGGTACTATTGCGATCGACTCTATTTTCACGCCAATTAAGAAAGTACAATACAGCATTGAAAATTATCGTGTAGAGCAAAAAACAGACTACGAAAAACTTGTATTAGATATAGAAACTGACGGATCTATCAGTCCTCAGAATGCTTTAACAGAAGCTTCTAAGATATTAATTTATCACTTCATGTTGTTCTCTGATGAGAGAATCACTCTTGAAACGGAAGCCGTGAAAGCATCTATCCAATACGATGAAGAAACTCTTCATACAAGACAATTACTTAAATCTAAATTAGCAGATATGGATCTTTCCGTAAGAGCCCTAAACTGTCTGAAAGCGGCTGAAGTAGAAACTCTTGGAGAATTGGTTTCTTACAGTAAGTCTGATTTGATGAAATTCAGAAATTTTGGTAAAAAATCTTTGACAGAACTAGAAGAATTAGTGCATTCAAAAGGTCTTAACTTCGGTTTCGACGTTGCAAAATATAAGTTAGACGCTGATAAATAA
- the rpsD gene encoding 30S ribosomal protein S4, with product MARYIGPKTKIARKFGAAIYGDDKNFEKRKNQPPGQHGPNKRRGAKKSEYAVQLAEKQKAKYTYGILERQFANLFDKAHRSKGVTGEVLLQLCESRLDNVVYRFGFAKTRSAARQLVSHRHITVNGELVNIPSYLLKAGDVIAVREKSKSLEVVTNALASKANYEWLQFNDEKKEGTFVSAPERIQIPEDIKEQLIVELYSK from the coding sequence ATGGCAAGATATATTGGACCTAAGACTAAGATTGCTAGAAAGTTTGGTGCTGCAATCTACGGAGATGACAAAAACTTCGAGAAAAGAAAAAACCAACCGCCAGGACAACACGGTCCTAACAAGAGAAGAGGTGCTAAAAAATCTGAATACGCAGTTCAGTTGGCTGAGAAGCAAAAAGCTAAATATACTTATGGTATTTTAGAAAGACAGTTTGCTAACTTATTCGATAAAGCACACAGAAGTAAAGGTGTAACAGGGGAAGTTCTATTACAACTTTGCGAATCTAGATTGGATAACGTAGTGTACAGATTCGGTTTTGCTAAAACAAGATCTGCTGCTAGACAATTGGTTTCTCACAGACACATCACTGTGAACGGAGAACTAGTAAATATTCCATCTTATTTGCTAAAAGCTGGTGATGTAATCGCTGTAAGAGAAAAATCTAAGTCTCTTGAAGTTGTTACAAACGCATTAGCTTCTAAAGCAAATTATGAGTGGTTACAATTCAACGATGAGAAGAAAGAAGGTACTTTCGTTTCTGCTCCTGAAAGAATCCAAATTCCGGAAGACATCAAGGAACAGCTTATCGTCGAACTTTACTCTAAATAA
- the rpsK gene encoding 30S ribosomal protein S11, giving the protein MAKQTKVVKKRKVKVEAIGEAHIQASFNNIIISLTNKNGEVISWASAGKMGFRGSKKNTPFAAQMAAENCSAVAHEAGLRRVKVFVKGPGAGRESAIRSIHNSGIEVSEIIDVTPMPHNGCRPPKRRRV; this is encoded by the coding sequence ATGGCAAAACAAACTAAAGTAGTTAAGAAAAGAAAAGTAAAAGTTGAAGCTATTGGTGAAGCGCATATTCAAGCTTCTTTCAATAACATCATCATTTCTTTAACAAATAAAAACGGAGAGGTTATCTCTTGGGCTTCTGCTGGTAAAATGGGCTTCAGAGGTTCTAAAAAGAATACTCCATTTGCTGCTCAAATGGCAGCTGAAAATTGCTCTGCTGTAGCTCACGAAGCTGGACTAAGAAGAGTAAAGGTGTTTGTAAAAGGACCTGGTGCAGGTAGAGAATCTGCTATCAGATCTATTCACAATTCAGGAATTGAAGTTAGCGAAATCATTGATGTGACTCCTATGCCACACAATGGATGTAGACCACCAAAAAGAAGAAGAGTTTAA
- the rpsM gene encoding 30S ribosomal protein S13 codes for MARIAGIDLPKNKRGVIGLTYIYGIGRSTSSEILKAAGISEDKKVNEWNDDELAAIRTYISENVKVEGELRSEVQLNIKRLMDIGCQRGIRHRLGLPLRGQRTKNNSRTRKGKRKTVANKKKASK; via the coding sequence ATGGCGAGAATTGCAGGTATTGATTTACCAAAAAACAAAAGAGGCGTTATCGGTTTAACTTACATCTACGGAATCGGAAGAAGTACTTCTTCAGAAATCCTTAAGGCTGCCGGTATCAGCGAAGATAAGAAAGTCAACGAATGGAATGACGATGAATTGGCTGCAATCAGAACATATATCTCTGAAAACGTAAAAGTAGAAGGAGAATTAAGATCTGAAGTGCAATTGAACATCAAGAGATTGATGGACATAGGATGCCAACGAGGAATACGTCACAGACTAGGATTACCTTTAAGAGGCCAGAGAACGAAAAACAACTCGAGAACCCGTAAAGGAAAGAGAAAAACTGTTGCTAACAAGAAAAAAGCTAGTAAATAA
- the rpmJ gene encoding 50S ribosomal protein L36, translating into MKVRASIKKRSAECKIVRRKGVLFVINKKNPKFKQRQG; encoded by the coding sequence ATGAAAGTTAGAGCATCAATTAAAAAAAGAAGTGCTGAGTGCAAAATCGTACGCAGAAAAGGTGTACTGTTTGTAATCAACAAGAAGAACCCAAAATTTAAACAAAGACAAGGCTAA